AAAAACGCGAAGGAGCCGCCAGAACGAAATCGAACCCCCATCGCAGGTCAGGGGAGGTGAGGGCGTGGCATCAACAACCCAGCACATCGCTCGTCGCTATCGAGAGACGAGTGTCATCACCGATAACGGCCTCACCGTTCTGGTTCAAACCCACGACGAGACGCTCGACACCCCTGCCACCGTCGAGCACCTCAAGGCAGACGCGGGGGCCGCACACGAACAGAGCGATCTCGCCCAGGCGTTCATCCGCGCGGGGCATCATGTGAAGAGAATCGATCACCCGAACGTTGCTCGCGTGCTCGACGTCATCGAAGACGCAGATCCTGCCCTCGTCTTCGAACGACTCGAAGCACAGACCCTCGAAGATCACGTGAACGCCTCGCCGCATCTTATCGAGCCAGACGTCGCGGTGCGCTGGGCATCAGCGATCTGCGACGCTCTCGCCTGCCTGCACGGCCACTCGCCCCCACTCATGCATCTCGATCTGAAGCCGAGCAACCTGTTGCTGACCCGTGGGGGGCGTCTCGTACTCACGGGCTTCGGCCTGCTGCGCGAAGCCGATG
This DNA window, taken from Pseudomonadota bacterium, encodes the following:
- a CDS encoding serine/threonine protein kinase, which translates into the protein MASTTQHIARRYRETSVITDNGLTVLVQTHDETLDTPATVEHLKADAGAAHEQSDLAQAFIRAGHHVKRIDHPNVARVLDVIEDADPALVFERLEAQTLEDHVNASPHLIEPDVAVRWASAICDALACLHGHSPPLMHLDLKPSNLLLTRGGRLVLTGFGLLREADGSAAPVALLSGAGTPGYAAPEQLESSSIDARADLYGLGATLYAALTRRTPPDARDLRDGRARWEPPEMHNPQVSPALSQAIRVLMSASRDARPNTAEEARELLSPRREIAATPRPTGTDDAGDAA